In Tubulanus polymorphus chromosome 2, tnTubPoly1.2, whole genome shotgun sequence, a single window of DNA contains:
- the LOC141900725 gene encoding A disintegrin and metalloproteinase with thrombospondin motifs 9-like — translation MECIKSKTASRIHTFLRELKNVVNVIKAALFLTHSSRCSFHCNLMKMNLIFVTLLVFATSGAWCCSLPKTCIEAGAHEAATPGTYTLYLGPNDTPVDIYCDKCKEYVTLLASNYGDNRCDKNWPQCGRTDWQKIRLDPRNLNVIGNDYTFATSDKVAVPYGQGGGCPGSSATSGGFRLDLTGTGFTFDTKNTKWEAAGYFPKSVASVAGDGLTAEGQCGGDCGYCQPIGNITLSI, via the exons ATGGAATGTATAAAATCTAAGACTGCTAGTAGAATTCACACATTCCTGCGGGAACTGAAGAACGTAGTTAACGTGATTAAG GCCGCCTTGTTTTTGACCCATTCATCCCGTTGCtcatttcattgcaatttaatgaaaatgaatctaaTATTTGTGACGCTCCTGGTTTTCGCTACTAGCGGAG CATGGTGTTGCTCTCTTCCTAAAACATGTATCGAAGCCGGAGCCCATGAAGCGGCCACTCCGGGTACTTACACACTGTATCTAGGACCGAACGATACACCAGTTGACATCTACTGCGATAAATGTAAAGAATACGTCACCCTACTAGCGAGCAACTACGGTGACAACAGATGTGATAAGAACTGGCCTCAGTGTGGTCGAACAGACTGGCAAAAGATCCGTTTAGACCCAAGG aatttgaatgtaATAGGAAACGATTATACATTTGCTACATCTGACAAAGTAGCAGTTCCATATGGTCAGGGCGGTGGCTGTCCCGGAAGCAGCGCCACATCTGGAGGATTCAGATTAGATTTGACTGGGACTGGTTTCACTTTCGATACTAAGAAC ACCAAATGGGAGGCAGCTGGATATTTCCCAAAGAGTGTGGCCTCAGTTGCGGGTGATGGGCTCACAGCAGAAGGACAATGCGGAGGTGACTGCGGATATTGCCAACCGATTGGAAACATTACTCTGAGTATATAA
- the LOC141899658 gene encoding uncharacterized protein LOC141899658: protein MESYQITLEQVNFEEYDLSTYNSTELDSFSNVVSYDSELISENINDSIPTSPELSFTVGTNNVKKKYIQGKAVSPVKTIINNSCELTSEDCEGQVTESNLDKASEQNEEDNLEEYCRVHSSNRRLQKTSESEFVSDRADSLDQYREQYDITPPLYRGQPVSSSLFIDADLSEELSHQVIEDDLLLNERNLSPGLNNSSLRFQSTVFIENCDTGCFISEEEEEEEDRHSEHAESKQTAHRSDTWIEFQKTGGVLDINIVETILAKLKMSSPETNKTTVGIDEIEDEQATFTAFTSTTEALALQKSVIGHHDLTPASADEIASYLAQAELLLKQKKNSEAINDYSLPQTSAEHASASPILSMHTQESSNLIRIKPGEMEVTIDKDPTTKKSYTAPSDELKQRLKAKAKANSKSKNKKSLVKNNQGSSHPDLKQDSASPKQNSAFSQPEPFEGSSFDSPRNEVKIRKFDTPTVRDTGFEPIKSLTPEDAVNPATDLEIKDSGIDIEKIEETSFTDIPVNCSTPLKSDNSGNANQSFGFVPSSSHSFSNMDTLPSFKQITMSSRMNEDTEKLLRENANLKGQIEMFQLEARNAVRERSELQTHLAALRSQLKSQSQVSSGSLKDQEALLTEMKVLKSRHDELDRTVKLSQNALYEKSHETTKLMTDLEASKSANSKLQDKLVEMQRHIDQKEGSFQSLKLKMTEIQQDLNVVHQEKRQCINEMRTVQNDMAALSKTKEWYQQQLMTAQELRNELQKELSNVQTVTMQQNGFIEKLKSDNSVMKNQLAETQQRALHEKELLVRHLETIETDMLEREASFRQIQNESSSTEENLNQKILFVEDEKLRLASLISTTSDLEEKLRKTTEELQEKQGLVESLQREHAEMLKSLTLSQEKLFQKENDFEILEARFVDVEARLVDFQDNFTGSGSDILKLTEEKIALEVALASVNEEKRAIDYALEMLKEDMKKVEVSFKQMRQDLDSKNLHLEKVESEKFSVEKSLAEARAQIEKQKTAFEEFNNSVSDRFVKVNELNEGKANLETEVINLRNEISQLHETLQEVSQEKLNVLEKLNSAERKVIEYESHQNSNVEEKVALQARIQGLEGDGLERDKIKQENDDLKVYITEMKNQLGNEITRYQQEIEKLMQDLQTSRHELETRKSEYSDDLTSYSNKLSQVENDRKTILSEMTELQRKIAEGEITTGAKQQEHLTEQLELLTNKVEALEHKKTVLETEIDIQRDSARNEIQGYKDRISELEHHQWDLQQLLELQKQSQDESRLLALDLEREKGRLAGVLQSHGTLKQHTSELEGALAEKESSIVEISAMTQHQLNEMSKIANEHKSTIQALESALNQEREEIERLKKQLASERLNSSKLQSHELEVKSDVKLLQKDTEHLTSECNKLKNQLEISLSAEQSYRAELEALKTASRLSQLEVESLQRQLQQCSEKDPVVDAQIKQLLWQIDQKNLGVEGLKNQLQLAEQRQQAELENIQKILQTTKEDSDKLRNELNQTRREKFAHQSKLSELKGAVKASLKNKNSEDSATMGMNGQLKSDDDSSDEMYQSALSIIEKILHTESTPSFNSKPLTAVQDCLQSLQSEMSNLQRQIDDHTMAVINSNQSWKKVETQMQELKEICNSDDAASTTGSSAEETVERLLAEEIQTKKQKIALANMVTI from the exons ATGGAGTCATATCAAATAACCTTGGAGCAGGTGAATTTTGAAGAGTATGACTTGTCAACTTATAACAGCACTGAACTAGATTCATTCAGTAACGTTGTATCATACGATTCGGAAttaatatcagaaaatatcaacGACAGCATTCCTACTTCACCTGAGTTATCATTCACTGTCG GCACTAATAACGTGAAGAAGAAATACATTCAGGGAAAGGCTGTGTCACCAGTGAAAACAATAATAAacaacagttgtgagttaacctCAGAGGATTGTGAGGGTCAAGTGACAG AATCGAACCTCGACAAAGCATCAGAACAAAACGAGGAGGATAATCTAGAAGAATATTGTCGCGTTCACTCCTCGAATCGAAGACTTCAAAAAACTAGTGAGAGTGAATTCGTATCGGATAGAGCTGATAGTTTAGATCAATACCGAGAACAATACGATATAACACCGCCGTTGTATCGAGGGCAACCGGTTTCATCTAGTTTATTCATCGACGCTGATCTAAGCGAAGAACTTTCTCATCAGGTCATCGAAGACGATTTGCTATTAAACGAACGCAATCTATCGCCAGGGTTGAACAATAGCAGTTTAAGATTTCAGTCGACAGTTTTCATCGAGAATTGCGACACGGGTTGTTTTATATCCgaggaagaagaagaagaagaagatcGTCATTCGGAGCACGCAGAATCCAAACAAACAGCACATCGTTCTGATACTTGGATTGAGTTTCAGAAAACTGGAGGAGTTTTGGATATTAATATAGTAGAGACTATACTA GCAAAGCTGAAAATGTCATCACCAGAAACTAATAAAACTACTGTCGGTATCGATGAAATCGAAGATGAACAAGCAACTTTTACTGCTTTTACATCAACAACAGAAGCTTTAGCTCTGCAAAAATCTGTTATAG GTCATCATGATTTGACCCCGGCAAGTGCGGATGAGATCGCTAGTTATCTGGCTCAAGCTGAATTATTGTTGAAGCAGAAAAAG AATTCAGAAGCAATTAACGATTACTCATTACCTCAAACATCAGCTGAACACGCTTCAGCTTCGCCTATCTTATCTATGCATACACAAGAGAGCAGCAACCTTATTAGAATCAAACCTGGTGAAATGGAAGTGACAATTGACAAAGATCCGACTACTAAGAAATCCTATACTGCACCAAGTGATGAACTGAAACAAAGACTTAAAGCGAAAGCTAAAGCAAATAGTAAAtcaaaaaataagaaatcgtTAGTTAAGAATAACCAAGGTAGTTCTCATCCTGATTTGAAACAAGATTCTGCTTCACCAAAACAAAATAGTGCATTTAGTCAACCAGAGCCGTTTGAAGGCTCATCATTCGATTCACCTAGAAATGAAGTTAAAATCCGTAAGTTTGATACTCCAACTGTCAGAGACACTGGTTTTGAACCAATTAAATCGCTGACTCCTGAAGACGCTGTCAATCCTGCAActgatttagaaataaaagattcagGGATAGATATTGAGAAAATTGAAGAAACAAGTTTCACTGATATACCGGTTAATTGTTCAACGCCTTTAAAATCTGATAATAGTGGAAATGCAAACCAAAGTTTTGGATTTGTACCAAGTAGCAGTCATTCTTTTAGTAACATGGATACATTACCTAGTTTTAAACAGATAACTATGAGTTCACGTATGAATGAAGATACTGAGAAGTTGTTAAGAGAAAATGCAAACCTAAAGGGACAGATAGAAATGTTTCAACTTGAAGCTCGTAATGCCGTCCGCGAAAGAAGTGAACTTCAAACACATCTGGCAGCACTTCGTTCGCAGCTGAAATCTCAATCTCAGGTCTCGAGTGGAAGTTTAAAAGATCAGGAAGCTTTGTTAACAGAAATGAAGGTGTTGAAATCGAGGCACGACGAGTTGGACAGAACTGTTAAATTATCGCAAAATGCTTTGTACGAAAAATCGCATGAAACAACCAAATTGATGACCGACTTAGAGGCGTCAAAGTCTGCCAACTCTAAACTTCAGGATAAACTCGTGGAAATGCAACGACACATCGATCAAAAAGAAGGATCTTTTCAAagtctaaaactaaaaatgacGGAAATTCAGCAAGATTTGAATGTTGTACATCAAGAAAAAAGGCAGTGTATAAATGAAATGCGTACGGTTCAAAATGATATGGCAGCATTATCAAAAACTAAAGAATGGTATCAACAACAACTTATGACTGCTCAAGAACTTAGAAacgaactacagaaagaactCAGTAATGTACAAACTGTTACTATGCAGCAAAACGGCTTTATAGAAAAACTGAAGTCAGATAATTCTGTGATGAAAAACCAACTCGCAGAAACTCAACAAAGAGCGTtacatgaaaaagaattactGGTACGTCACTTGGAAACAATCGAAACGGACATGCTGGAACGCGAAGCCTCATTCCGtcagattcaaaatgaaagttcgagCACGgaagaaaatttgaatcaGAAAATTTTGTTCGTGGAAGACGAGAAATTGCGACTCGCGAGTTTGATATCTACGACGTCAGACTTGGAAGAAAAACTACGAAAAACTACCGAGGAATTACAAGAGAAACAGGGACTAGTTGAATCATTGCAGAGAGAACACGCGGAAATGCTCAAGTCACTGACTTTATCGcaagaaaaactttttcaaaaGGAAAATGACTTTGAAATACTTGAGGCTAGATTTGTTGATGTTGAAGCTAGACTGGTAGATTTTCAGGATAATTTTACCGGCAGTGGTAGTGACATCCTTAAACTAACCGAAGAAAAGATTGCCCTTGAAGTAGCATTAGCGTCGGTTAATGAAGAGAAAAGAGCTATTGACTACGCGCTTGAGATGttaaaagaagatatgaaAAAAGTTGAAGTTTCATTCAAGCAAATGAGGCAAGATCTGGACTCAAAGAATTTGCATTTAGAGAAAgttgaatcagagaaatttagTGTTGAGAAATCACTGGCAGAAGCCCGAGCTCAGATTGAAAAGCAGAAAACTGCATTTGAGGAGTTTAATAACAGTGTCTCAGATAGATTTGTTAAAGTAAACGAATTGAACGAAGGAAAAGCTAATTTAGAAACTGAAGTCatcaatttgagaaatgaaataaGTCAACTACATGAAACATTACAGGAGGTATCGCAAGAAAAGCTGAATGTTTTGGAAAAACTGAATTCAGCGGAAAGAAAAGTGATTGAATATGAGTCACATCAGAATTCTAATGTGGAGGAAAAAGTTGCATTACAAGCTCGCATCCAGGGTTTAGAAGGGGATGGACTCGAACGCGATAAAATCAAGcaagaaaatgatgatttgaaagtttacatcactgaaatgaaaaatcaacttgGTAATGAAATCACTCGGTATCAGCAAGAAATCGAGAAACTTATGCAAGATTTACAGACGTCTCGTCACGAATTAGAAACTAGAAAATCCGAATACAGCGATGATTTAACATCGTATTCAAATAAACTGTCGCAAGTCGAAAATGACAGAAAGACCATTCTCAGTGAAATGACAGAATTACAGAGAAAGATAGCGGAAGGAGAAATAACTACTGGTGCTAAACAACAGGAGCATCTGACAGAACAGCTCGAG TTGCTGACAAACAAAGTTGAAGCGTTGGAACATAAGAAAACTGTGTTAGAAACAGAAATCGATATCCAACGAGATTCGGCTCGCAATGAAATACAAGGTTATAAAGATCGAATATCAGAACTAGAACATCATCAGTGGGACTTGCAGCAGTTACTAGAGCTACAAAAACAATCTCAAGATGAAAGTCGATTGCTGGCTTTAGATTTAGAAAGAGAAAAAGGTCGCCTTGCAg gagtTCTACAAAGCCATGGAACATTGAAACAACATACCAGTGAATTAGAGGGTGCGCTCGCTGAGAAAGAGTCGTCCATTGTGGAAATATCAGCTATGACTCAACATCAGTTAAACGAAATGAGTAAAATAGCCAACGAACATAAGTCAACAATTCAGGCTCTCGAGTCTGCGCTGAATCAAGAGAgagaagaaatagaaagacTAAAAAAACAG TTGGCATCGGAAAGGTTGAATAGCAGCAAACTACAGTCACATGAATTAGAAGTCAAATCAGACGTCAAACTGCTGCAAAAAGACACCGAACATCTAACGAGTGAATGTaataaactgaaaaatcaGCTGGAAATAAGTTTATCAGCCGAACAAAGTTACAGAGCTGAGTTAGAAGCCTTGAAAACTGCTTCACGCTTGTCGCAATTAGAAGTTGAGAGTCTACAAAGACAACTTCAACAGTGTTCGGAGAAGGATCCAGTTGTAGACGCCCAAATTAAG CAACTGCTTTGGCAAATTGATCAGAAGAATCTAGGTGTGGAAGGTTTGAAAAATCAACTACAGCTCGCTGAACAAAGACAACAGGccgaattagaaaatatacagAAAATATTGCAG ACGACTAAAGAAGATTCCGATAAACTGAGAAATGAACTCAACCAAACTCGAAGGGAGAAATTTGCTCATCAATCGAAATTATCCGAACTTAAGGGTGCTGTGAAAGCCAGTTTAAAG aacaaaaattcTGAGGACTCGGCCACAATGGGTATGAACGGTCAGCTGAAGTCTGATGATGATTCGTCAGATGAAATGTATCAATCAGCATTGTCAATTATAGAGAAAATACTGCACACTGAGTCAACCCCTTCCTTCAATAGCAA GCCACTGACGGCAGTTCAAGATTGCTTACAAAGCCTCCAGTCAGAGATGAGTAACCTTCAAAGACAGATCGATGACCACACAATGGCagttatcaattcaaatcaatcatgGAA GAAAGTTGAAACGCAGATGcaagaattaaaagaaatttgCAACTCAGACGATGCAGCAAGTACGACGGGAAGCAGTGCAGAGGAAACAGTCGAGCGTCTATTAGCCGAGGAAATTCAAACCAAGAAACAGAAAATAGCACTCGCGAATATGGTCACTATTTAA
- the LOC141899304 gene encoding leucine-zipper-like transcriptional regulator 1, protein MAIARPPGLDIDHNWPESAECLTLDFGPFETVHRWKRMPECDEFVGARRSKHTVVAYKEAIYVFGGDNGKQMLNDLLRFDVKDKSWGRAFTTGPPPAPRYHHSAVVHEGSMFVFGGYTGDIHSNSNLTNKNDLYEYKFATGQWVEWKFEGRMPVARSAHGAAVYDGKLWIFAGYDGNARLNDLWTISLIGGSRHWEEVNQRGDIPPSSCNFALCVARDSMFVFSGQSGAKITNDLFQFSFNEKVWTRISTEHILRGAPLPPEKRYGHTMVSHDRHLYVFGGATGQTLPNDLHCYDLDSQTWSVIEASNDSQIANGRLFHAAAVVGDAMFIFGGTVDNIVRSGEMFRFQFSSYPKCTLHDDYGRLLESRLFCDIAFIVGPNRVQVPAHTALVAARSTWLRCKIRQAKEQLAYILEQKFEDERQGDNNARVTLQNSNLEVYLPDACPKAFEMVLSYIYTDRINPCQKGQEPYSNEVILLMMDVYRLSLQFQMSRLEQLCIQYLQACIGHKNVLVALQNAAQLQLEYLKDYCLRFIVKESNYSQIVMSKDFETLDQPLMVEIIRRKQLLTVRPLPEPHTDYISCNSLEKDMEAFLKGVGQEFCDITLMLDNTPIMAHKAVLAARSSYFEAMFRSFMPEDNIVCKIAIGEMVPSQQAFDSLLRYIYYGDITMPPEDSLYLFPAPYFYAFTNNRLQAYCKHNLEMNVSTDNVIHILEAADKIQALDMKKHALNIIVHHFPKIARLPQIKRLNRDLLLDVLMAIAEEMSESRLCQDISSVSLNLMDSS, encoded by the exons ATGGCTATCGCGAGGCCACCGGGCTTAGACATTGATCATAATTGGCCGGAGAGTGCTGAATGTCTTACTTTGGATTTTGGACCATTTGAAACTGTCCATCGATGGAAACGAATGCCAGAATGTGATGAATTTGTTGGTGCCAG aCGAAGTAAACACACAGTTGTAGCTTATAAAGAAGCTATTTATGTTTTCGGAGGCGACAATGG TAAACAAATGTTGAATGATTTATTACGATTTGATGTCAAAGATAAATCGTGGGGTCG AGCATTTACTACTGGACCCCCGCCAGCTCCTAGATATCACCATTCCGCAGTTGTACATGAAGGAAGCATGTTTGTTTTTG GTGGTTATACCGGTGACATTcactcaaattcaaatctaacgaataaaaatgatttgtatgaatataaattcgCTACTGGTCAGTGGGTCGAATGGAAATTTGAAGGGAG GATGCCAGTTGCTCGTTCAGCTCATGGTGCTGCTGTTTATGATGGGAAACTCTGGATATTTGCTGGCTATGATGGAAATGCTAGACTCAATGATCTATGGACTATTTCATTGATCGGAGGCTCGAGGCATTGGGAAGAG gtAAATCAAAGAGGAGATATTCCACCGTCGTCATGTAATTTCGCTCTGTGCGTAGCGAGGGATAGTATGTTCGTGTTTTCAGGGCAAAGTGGCGCGAAAATCACCAATGATCTCTTCCAATTCAGCTTCAATGAAAAAGT GTGGACTAGAATCTCAACTGAACACATATTACGAGGGGCTCCTTTACCACCAGAAAAAAGATACGGTCACACTATGGTATCACATGACAGACATCTTTATGTATTCGGTGGTGCTACAGGGCAAACTTTACCAAATGATCTACACTG TTATGATTTGGATTCTCAAACGTGGTCTGTAATTGAGGCGTCTAATGATAGTCAGATCGCTAATGGTAGATTATTCCacgctgctgctgttgttggtGATGCTATGTTTATATTTGGTGGCACTGTTGATAATATAGTTCGCAGTGGAGAAATGTTTCGATTTCAG TTTTCTAGTTATCCTAAATGTACTCTACACGATGATTATGGAAGACTTTTGGAAAGTCGACTGTTCTGTGACATAGCTTTTATCGTTGGCCCG AATCGTGTGCAAGTACCTGCTCATACTGCATTAGTTGCTGCTAGATCTACTTGGTTGAGATGTAAAATAAGACAAGCTAAAGAACAG CTGGCGTACATATTAGAACAGAAATTTGAAGACGAAAGACAAGGTGATAATAATGCTCGTGTAACTCTTCAAAACTCTAATCTAGAAGTTTATCTTCCTGACGCTTGTCCAAAAGCTTTCGAAATGGTGCtgtcttatatatatacagatcGAATAAATCCTTGTCAGAAAG GTCAAGAGCCGTACAGCAATGAAGTAATTTTACTAATGATGGACGTTTATAGATTGTCGTTACAATTCCAAATGTCTCGATTAGAACAGCTCTGTATTCAGTATCTTCAGGCTTGTATCGgacataaaaatgttttagtaGCGTTACAGAACGCTGCTCAACTGCAACTGGAATATTTAAAG GATTATTGCTTGAGGTTTATTGTGAAAGAGAGTAATTATAGTCAGATTGTGATGAGTAAGGATTTCGAGACTCTTGATCAGCCGTTAATGGTAGAAATAATCCGACGAAAACAACTGCTCACAGTGAGACCATTACCGGAACCCCATACTGATTACATTTCAT gtAATTCGTTAGAGAAAGATATGGAAGCATTTCTGAAAGGAGTTGGACAGGAGTTCTGTGATATAACTTTAATGTTAGATAATACGCCGATAATGGCCCATAAAGCAGTGTTAGCGGCTCGTAGTAGTTATTTTGAAGCTATGTTCCGTTCTTTCATGCCTGAGGATAACATCGTCTGCAAG ATTGCAATTGGTGAAATGGTTCCCAGTCAGCAAGCATTTGATAGTTTATTGCGCTATATTTATTACGGCGATATTACGATGCCTCCGGAAGATTCGCTGTATTTGTTCCCAGCACCTTATTTCTACGCTTTTACGAACAACAGACTGCAGGCCTACTGTAAACACAATCTGGAGATGAATGTATCGACTGATAATGTCATTCAT attttagaAGCAGCAGATAAGATCCAAGCTTTAGATATGAAGAAACATGCTCTCAACATTATCGTCCATCACTTTCCAAAG ATTGCAAGATTACCCCAGATCAAAAGATTAAATCGAGATTTATTGTTGGATGTATTGATGGCTATTGCTGAGGAGATGAGTGAATCTCGCTTATGTCAGgatatttcttctgtttctCTTAATCTGATGGACAGTAGCTAA
- the LOC141900155 gene encoding dual specificity protein phosphatase 23-like, whose translation MMGKFPPYFSWVIEGLLAALAFPSQPEHIEYLKDNNIKHLVSLTAERIPKVDGFPDINWTHIPIKDFTAPTLPQVDEFVKLLDYAKKENEAVAVHCAAGRGRTGTMIASYLIKEYGLPAEEAITKTRSLRPGSIETKDQEKLVHTYYDHIKTCSNSQNVESDSYSFDLSLHEGHLASGNCQS comes from the exons ATGATGGGAAAATTTCCTCCATATTTCTCCTGGGTGATCGAGGGCTTATTGGCAGCATTGGCCTTTCCATCTCAACCAGAACACATCGAATATCTAAAAGATAATAATATCAAGCATCTCGTATCTCTTACTGCTGAACGAATTCCTAAAGTTGATGGATTCCCTG ATATAAATTGGACACATATACCAATAAAAGATTTCACAGCCCCAACGCTGCCACAAGTAGATGAATTTGTCAAATTACTAGACTATGCAAAAAAGGAAAACGAA GCTGTTGCCGTTCACTGTGCTGCTGGTCGTGGTAGAACTGGGACGATGATTGCTAGCTATCTGATTAAAGAGTATGGATTACCAGCTGAAGAAGCCATCACTAAAACTCGTAGTCTACGCCCTGGATCAATAGAAACTAAAGATCAAGAGAAATTAGTTCATACTTATTATGATCATATAAAAACATGTTCAAATTCACAGAATGTAGAATCAGATAGTTATAGTTTTGACCTCTCGTTGCATGAAGGTCATTTGGCTTCAGGAAATTGTCAGTCTTGA
- the LOC141900549 gene encoding uncharacterized protein LOC141900549: protein MNKSPQSSYSCKNTAIDGKLVYSAIKTQVLTPNRNNVKVVQRKQSVCSLSDQAVSRQTDNVWLRTSASAQKRKNNQVSPSPPTPYNHHSAPTTPDNTPTTSQNTSATKKRRTLPKTLTTPGSARGSNSKSQFLESLNSSPSTQKTSPNENNKSSNQKTPPNMSRCPICNGMFPLYAVEVHAASCNVRRNEIKNTPSQNTAGAHPAGGFIRPFEAQRRPRTLNSSVDLVPCPLCGRQFSALEIESHADECAQFCY, encoded by the exons ATGAACAAATCGCCACAGAGTTCTTATTCGTGTAAGAATACTGCTATCGATGGAAAATTGGTTTATTCTGCAATCAAAACTCAGGTTCTAACTCCAAACAGGAATAATG tAAAAGTAGTTCAACGAAAGCAATCGGTGTGCAGTTTATCAGATCAGGCCGTGTCACGACAAACCGATAATGTATGGCTTAGAACAA GTGCATCTgcacaaaaacgaaaaaacaaTCAAGTCAGTCCTAGTCCTCCAACCCCATATAATCATCATTCAGCACCAACTACTCCGGATAATACTCCGACCACATCACAGAATACAAGCGCAACCAAGAAACGAAGAACCTTGCCAAAAACTCTCACGACTCCAGGTTCGGCGCGTGGATCTAACTCGAAATCGCAGTTCCTCGAGTCTCTCAA TTCTTCACCTTCGACGCAGAAAACATCGcctaatgaaaataacaaatcatCAAACCAAAAAACTCCACCAAATATGTCAAGATGTCCGATATGCAATG GAATGTTTCCTCTGTATGCGGTCGAGGTTCATGCCGCAAGTTGCAATGTTCGTCGCAATGAAATCAAGAATACGCCTTCACAAAATACAGCTGGTGCTCATCCTGCCGGCGGATTCATACGACCGTTCGAAGCGCAACGAAGGCCACGAACATTGAACTCGTCTGTAGATTTAGTGCCGTGTCCGTTATGTGGGAGACAATTTTCCGCATTAGAAATTGAATCACACGCAGATGAATGTGCACAATTCTGTTATTAA
- the LOC141900464 gene encoding protein phosphatase 1 regulatory subunit 3B-like — MKMLQVESFPIIGGVNNNKSSFYRYSNNEKAGKHATKMPVDFAAYLMSSSPPLGFSGFNITDHFCDVGRNSFEYSSFCETVSESALRPIIAKANNEWNSYIYDDDENEEKVESISKKTGLPKKTVSFADCKGFSLTKVRYMTEQSDTPPKLENCPHMALIIQRAEDQSFVPPAIVLDFPQPASDYLSFRQKLDTNCVCLENVIAKEYNLAGTVKVKNIAFEKSVFVRWTCDGWQSFADIQTDFLTTGDSSPTVYDTFGFELIVPENLTSDDAVEFAVCYECNGNQYWDNRGGTNYRVSIKKQEEKKAATIPQYTSSFKPNYDGISTWTEYACWTHMDSGVPYY, encoded by the coding sequence atgaaaatgcTTCAAGTGGAATCATTTCCTATCATCGGTGGcgtaaacaacaacaaaagcAGTTTTTATCGTTATTCGAATAACGAAAAAGCAGGAAAGCACGCAACAAAAATGCCAGTCGATTTCGCGGCGTACTTGATGTCGTCCAGCCCGCCTCTCGGTTTCAGCGGGTTTAACATCACCGATCATTTTTGCGATGTCGGGCGAAACAGCTTCGAGTATTCGTCGTTCTGTGAAACGGTGTCCGAGTCGGCCCTTCGACCGATCATCGCGAAGGCAAATAACGAATGGAACTCGTACATTTATGACGACGACGAAAACGAGGAGAAAGTCGAAAGTATCAGCAAAAAAACCGGCTTGCCGAAGAAAACCGTTTCGTTCGCTGATTGCAAAGGATTTTCGTTGACAAAGGTTCGATACATGACGGAACAATCGGATACTCCGCCTAAACTAGAGAACTGTCCACACATGGCGTTAATCATTCAACGCGCTGAAGATCAGTCATTCGTACCTCCAGCGATTGTTCTCGATTTCCCGCAGCCGGCGTCTGATTATCTTTCGTTTCGACAGAAACTCGACACTAATTGCGTTTGTCTGGAGAATGTGATCGCTAAGGAGTACAATCTAGCCGGTACTGTTAAAGTGAAGAATATCGCTTTCGAGAAAAGCGTTTTCGTTCGATGGACCTGCGATGGGTGGCAAAGTTTTGCCGATATTCAAACTGATTTCCTGACGACCGGCGATTCTAGTCCGACCGTTTACGACACGTTCGGTTTCGAACTGATCGTACCCGAAAATCTAACGTCCGACGACGCGGTGGAATTCGCTGTCTGTTACGAGTGTAACGGGAATCAGTACTGGGATAACAGAGGTGGAACTAATTATCGCGTTTCGATCAAGAAACAAGAAGAAAAGAAAGCGGCGACGATTCCGCAGTATACGTCATCGTTTAAACCCAATTATGACGGTATAAGTACATGGACTGAATACGCATGTTGGACTCACATGGACAGTGGAGTCCCGTACTACTGA